In Gemmatimonadota bacterium, the genomic window TGGGCCGCCCGGTCGGCCTGGGAAATGGTCAGCCTGGCCGCGTCGTAGTCGACGCCTTCCCAGTGTACGTGCCGGGGGAAGGCCGCGTAGGCGAAGGAGGTCTCGAACTCGCTGGCGTGGCCGGGACAGTTGTTGGAGTCCATGTACTTTTGGACGATTTCCGGGGTATAGGCTTCCCAGTAGCTGCAGAAGGCGAAATCGACGCCCAGGCGGGAACGGATGTCCTCCAGCGCGGCGTTGACGGGACCGGCGTTCCCGGCGTGGCCGTTGACGGCCAGGATATGGTTGATCCCGCCCCTCTTCATGCTGTCGGCCACGTCGTAGAGGAGTTCCGTGAAGATCTCGGGCCGGGTCGTCAGCGTACCCTTGTGGTCCATCCAGTGCTCCGACACGCCGATGGCCAGCGGCGTAGTGACCACGACCTCGGGATAGAGTGACTGCGCGGCGCGTTCGGACACGTGGACGGCGCTGGCGGTGTCGTGGGACATCTCCAGGTGCTCGTTGTGCTGTTCCGTACTGCCCGTGGGAATGATCGCTCCCTTGAGGTTGCCGTCGTAGATCCCCTCTCGGAACTGCCTGCGGGTCATTTTCCAGAGCTGTACGGGCCGGTCATGGGGTAGGGCGTCGGACATGGAAGACTCCTGACTGGTTAGATATTGGCCGCGGCGGGTCTCGCCGGTTGATCGGCGCGGACGCGGTCTTTCTCGTTTACGCGTAATCCTCCCGGGGCGGGCTGAATATATCCAGGGCGACGGATCGGGTCATGACCTCGGTCACGCCGTGCTGGACCCCGCCGGGAATCACGTACTTGTCGCCCGTCCGAATGGTCCGGCTTTCCCCGCCGATGACCATGACGAATTCACCTTCCAGCACCACGCCCAGCTGTTCGTGAGGATGGTCGTGCATGGGCACCTGCGATCCCGGCGTGAGCGTAACGAAGGACATCTGGGCCCGGTCGCCTCCGGCCACGGCGATGCTCACGCCCGGGGCGATGGACTTTTGGGACATGTTTTCTTCTTCGACGAAATACATATGCTCCTCCGGCTATGGGCGGGATGCCCGGTGAAAACGGTCGTGCACGAACCGGTCGGATCGGGCCGTCCCGGCTAGGCTGTCCCGGCGTCGGCGTATACGGCACTCGCCGCCGCCACACCGCTCCCGGCGACTGCGTGGCCTTCCGCGCGCAGAGCCTGTTCGAGGGCGCCCAGGCACAGGATGACGTGATCGCGCTGGGAGGACTGGCCCATGAGCCCCACGCGCCAGGCCTTGCCCTTCAACGCGCCGAGGCCGCCGCCGAGTTCGAGACCGTAATCCTTCAGCAGCCGGCTCCGTACGGCGGCCTCGTCGATCCCGTCCGGGGCCAGGACGGGGTTGATGGTCGGGGCGCGGTGCGGCGGGTCGACGAAGAACGCGAGCCCCATGGCGTCGATCCCCGCCCTGAACGCTTCGTAGTTCGCGGCATGCCGCCGATGGCCGTTCGCCAGCCCTTCCTCGTGGATGATCACGAGGGCTTCCCGCAAGGCGTAGAACAGGTTCACCGGCGCGGTATGGTGATAGGTCCGGTCGCCGTCCCAGTACGCGTTGATCAGGGAGAGATCCATATACCAGTTGTCGACCGGTGTTTTGCGTGCGGCGATGGCCTCGACCGCGCGATCGTTGAGCGTAAGGGGCGCCAGGCCCGGCGGGGCGCTCAGGCATTTCTGGCTGCCGGTATAGCAGACGTCG contains:
- a CDS encoding creatininase family protein, yielding MSDALPHDRPVQLWKMTRRQFREGIYDGNLKGAIIPTGSTEQHNEHLEMSHDTASAVHVSERAAQSLYPEVVVTTPLAIGVSEHWMDHKGTLTTRPEIFTELLYDVADSMKRGGINHILAVNGHAGNAGPVNAALEDIRSRLGVDFAFCSYWEAYTPEIVQKYMDSNNCPGHASEFETSFAYAAFPRHVHWEGVDYDAARLTISQADRAAQDREFHHEAKLADAVKGQGMIDVAVDWVAARMKAMIEGT
- a CDS encoding cupin domain-containing protein; translated protein: MYFVEEENMSQKSIAPGVSIAVAGGDRAQMSFVTLTPGSQVPMHDHPHEQLGVVLEGEFVMVIGGESRTIRTGDKYVIPGGVQHGVTEVMTRSVALDIFSPPREDYA
- a CDS encoding alanine--glyoxylate aminotransferase family protein; its protein translation is MGPGPSDMHPRVYQAMGAPLTGHLDPYFIGVMDDTKALLRYVFQTENAMTLAISATGSAGMETCICNLVEPGDEVLICVGGVFGDRMAQMAERHGGRLIRLEGEPGRPFTPEQVRQALDGCRPRVVGLVHAETSTGVLQPLEEIIPVIHEHGALVLVDTVASLGGTPVEVDAWGIDVCYTGSQKCLSAPPGLAPLTLNDRAVEAIAARKTPVDNWYMDLSLINAYWDGDRTYHHTAPVNLFYALREALVIIHEEGLANGHRRHAANYEAFRAGIDAMGLAFFVDPPHRAPTINPVLAPDGIDEAAVRSRLLKDYGLELGGGLGALKGKAWRVGLMGQSSQRDHVILCLGALEQALRAEGHAVAGSGVAAASAVYADAGTA